The genomic region TTAAAAAAATTTGAAATAAATAAATACTCCTAAAATTTATAGACTTTACATTTAAAATATATGGCGGAAGCATATCGAGATATTTTGATTCTTATTTGTCTAGGTTTGTTAGGTTGGGGACTAATTCGTATAGAACGAATTTATCAATACCCATTTTTTATGGCCTGTATATTTTTTTCTTTTGTCGTACCTCAAGCTGTAGCATTAGTTAATAATCCAGGTGGAGTTACTCAACAAGCTTTAGAAAGGGTACTATTAGCATCTTGTCTTTGTGCTGCTGCTTGTTGGATAGGGTATGAAAGAAAACCCAATCCAAGATGGTTGGCAAAGCTAAATATTATTGTTGACGATCATAAGCTATTTAGAGCAGGAATTGTCCTGATGGTCATGGGGCACTTTTTTTATTTTTTGCTTTCTCGTACAACTATTCAAAGATCTGCAATTAACGGAAATTGGACAGGACCAGCTACCATTTATATTTTTTTTTCTCAAGTTGTAAATGTTGCTTTTACTATTTTTTTATTAAAAACCCTAAAACGTCCAAAGCTCAATAATTTGATGTGTACGGTGATCTCTGGTTGGCCTTTATTTCAATCGATACTAGGAGGAAGACGGCAACCGACAATGACTTTTATTATTATTGTTGGCTTGTCATTATGGATAATACTTCGCTATTTACCCCCGCGATGGGTCATTATTGTGAGTATAATTTTACTAATTTTTATTATACCTGTCCTAGGTTTTTTGCGTGGTAGATTTTGGGATTTAATTTTTAGTGGTCAATGGCAGGAAATAGTATATCAAACACAGTTAGCATTCGAGTCCCAACAAGCGGGCGAGATCCTAGAATTAAGGAATGCTGCTTTATTTATGGATGCAGCAGAGAAGACAGGGCTTTATGGATATGGTACAGGATATTGGGATAGTATTATATTTCAATATGTACCCGGACAAATTGTAGGTTATGATTTGAAAGAATCTTTGCAATTTAACCTAATAAAACCAGAGACTCTTGAAAATTTATATGGTTATGTTATACCTACGGGATCAACAACTACTGGTGTTGGAGATTCTTTTATCGAATTTGGTTATTTAGGATGTCTTTGTTTTGCTTTAATAGGATATTTATTTAAGAACCTTTGGGTTTCTGCAGTTTATAACCGTAGTATTATTAGTAGCCTCCTTTATGCCGGATTAGTTAGTCCAGCAATGGTAGGAATAACTCATGGTATAGGGAGATTCCTTCAAGAAGGAATATTTCAAGTAGTTTTCGTCAGTCTGGTAGCTTACTATTCTAAAGCTAGAACTAAACCATATTTAATTGAATCAAATCCAAACGGACATGGAGGCTAGCTAATGAGTCTTGTTATTGGAGTTTTATTTTCTAGTTATGGACCTTATCATATTGCCAGAGTTGAGGGATTAGTTAAATCGCCTCAAATACCTGAAAAGCAAATAGTAGCTATAGAGTTAGCACGCTCTCAAGAAGAATATCCTTGGAAAACAAAAATTGAAACTCTTGATTTTTCTTTAGTTACAATTTTTAAAAATAAAAATCTTGAAAAAACTAATCTTTTTACACTTCTGCTTAAGCTCAATCATATTCTTAATCAAGTTAATCCAAGTGTTGTAGTGATTCCTGGCTATTTTCAAGCTTCTATACTATTTACACTGGTTTGGTGTTTATGGCATGGTAAACCGGCTATTCTTCTTTCAGAAACAACAGAAATTGATGCAGAGCGCTCTTTTTGGCGAGAAACTGTTAAAAGTTGGATTGTCAAGAAATATAAATCTGGTCTTGTAGGAGGACAACCGCACAAACGATATTTAATTAAATTAGGAATGCCATCTGAGGCAATATTTTTAGGATATAATATAGTGGGTAATGATACTTTTCATCCTCATAAAATTAAATCTCTACCTAAACTTATTGAGAAGCCTTATTTTTTAGCAGTTAATCGATTTATTCCTAAAAAAAATCTTTTATTTTTAATTTCAGCTTACAAAAATTATCGTCAGATAGTAGGCAAAAAAGCCTGGGATTTAGTTCTTTGTGGTGATGGACAATTACGCTCTGACATTGAGAAGCAAATTGCTCAATTCGGTTTAGAAAATTATGTCCATCTACCTGGGTTTTTACAACAAGATGCACTCTTACCCTATTTTGCCCATGCAGAATGTTTTATTCATGCCAGTGTTGAAGAACCTTGGGGTCTTGTGGTCAATGAAGCTATGGCAGCAGGTCTTCCTGTAATAGTCTCTAATCGATGTGGCTGCTTTGAAGACCTGGTTATAGAAGGAGTTAATGGGTTTGGATTCAATCCTGATAATCTTGATGAGCTAACTAATCTTTTGGTTAAAGTTAGTGCAGGAAATATTGATGTAGAAAAGATGAAAAACGCTTCTTTGGAACACATCCAAAAATTTTCACCGGACTATTTTGCTAGTGGCTTAATACAAGCAGTAAAATTCGCTCTCAACAATTAAATAAATTTTTAATCTTTATGTGTGGAATTGCTGGTATATATAATTACTCAGAGTCTTTTTCTCTAGATGAGATTAGGAAAAATATCTGTCAAATGACAGATGCTTTAACTCATCGAGGTCCGGATGATCATGGAGTTTGGTGTCAAGAGAACATTGCATTAGGACATAGGCGATTAAGCATCCTTGACTTGTCTCCTCTGGGAGGACAGCCTATGTTTTCTAATGATCGAAATATAGTCACAGTTTTTAATGGAGAAATTTATAATTTTCAGGAGTTGAAAAGGGAACTTGAGAAAGATTACTCATTTCAATCTCAAACAGATACCGAAGTGATTATAGCAGCCTACAAAAAATGGGGTGAAGCTTGTGTTGAAAAGTTTTCTGGAATGTTTGCCTTTGCTTTATGGGATATTAGCAAAAATTCTCTTTTCCTGGCTCGGGATCATTTGGGAATTAAACCCTTATATTATTATCAAACGAATGGTTTACTTCTATTTGCTTCGGAAATTAGAAGCTTACTTGCTACAAGCTTAATCAAACGCTCTATAGACCCCATCAGTTTAAAGTTACTTCTAAGTTATCAAACCGTTCCTGCTCCCCGCTCCATTTTACAAGATGTTCAAATCTTACTACCCGGAAATGCACTAATAATCAAAAATGGTCAAGTTAAACAATGGTGCTATTGGAAGCCTAATCATTATGTTATTAATAAGCCAATTATAGACTATGAGAAATCCATTCAAATTCAAGTTGCAGAACGACTACAAACTGCTGTTAAAAATCATTTAGTCAGTGATGTTCCTTTAGGTGTTTTCTTATCTGGTGGGATAGATTCTAGTACATTAGTTGGCCTTGCTCGTCAAGCCTCATTAGAAGATATTCACACAGTTTCAATTATTTTTGATGAACCAGAATATAATGAACTGTCCTATATTTCTCAAGTAGCCGAACGCTTTCAAACACAGCATACTAATGTTCATTTAAGTAGCACAGATTTATTAAAACAACTCCCAAAATTCTTAGAAGATCTTGATCGACCTACCGGTGATGGAGTCAATTCTTATGTTGTTTCTCAAGCAGCACGAGATGTGGGACTGACAGTTGTCTTATCTGGAACTGGAGGCGATGAGTTATTTGGCGGTTATCCTTCTTTTAGTAGAATTGCTAAATTTCGTCAATGGTTTTTTTTACAAAGACTATTGCCTAAATGGCTACGAAAACAATCTGCCTATACGGCTCAATTTTTATCAGTTCCAATTAATTTATATAAGTTATTTGCCTTTCTGGGAACGGATGGGAGTATTGCCGAATTACATCCGATTACCCGAGAGGTGTTTAATAATTACCAAATCAATCAACTGTTAAGTGATGGGCTGAGGGAAAATTTTTATATTAATGAGTTACGAAATGCTTATTCTCAAAATATGGCTCAGGAAGATATTTTTAATCAAATCTCTTATGCAGAGCTAATAACTTATTTACGAGATCTATTACTTATAGATATTGATCAAACAAGTATGGCTCATGGCTTAGAAGTAAGAGTTCCTTTTTTAGACAAAAATTTTGTTGAATTTGTCTTGGGATTGCCAGGATATCTTAAAGCTCAAGGAAATTCTCCTAAGTCTCTTTTAACCTGTTCTTTTCCCCATTTACTCCCTTCTCAAATTCAGAAGCGAAATAAACAGGGGTTTACTCTTCCTTTTGAAATTTGGATGAAAGGTAGTTTAAAGCATTTTTGTGAAGAACGATTAGCTGAACTTAATCAATTAAATTTTTCTCAGGATAAAGTTTGGCAATTTTGGAAAAAATTTCAGCAAGGAGATAAAAGCTTATCTTGGTCTAGATTGTGGTTACTTGTTGTCTTAAGTGATTGGTGTAATCGACATAAAATCACTATTTAAAATTTTGATATATTAACAATTTTTTTAAATGAAAATGAAAATTCTTATTGTTACTCCTAGTTTAGGAAATATTTATGGGGGTCCTTCTAAAAGTGTTATTGAATTGACTCAAGCTTTAGGAGATCAAGGGGTAGAAGTAGATTTAGTGACAACTAATGCTAATGGTTTGAGTAGCTTAGATGTCCCACTTTATGAGTGGATTATAAAATCAACTTATCGACTTCAGTATTTTTCCTATCTCAGCCTCAATGATTATAAA from Gloeothece citriformis PCC 7424 harbors:
- a CDS encoding glycosyltransferase family 4 protein, giving the protein MSLVIGVLFSSYGPYHIARVEGLVKSPQIPEKQIVAIELARSQEEYPWKTKIETLDFSLVTIFKNKNLEKTNLFTLLLKLNHILNQVNPSVVVIPGYFQASILFTLVWCLWHGKPAILLSETTEIDAERSFWRETVKSWIVKKYKSGLVGGQPHKRYLIKLGMPSEAIFLGYNIVGNDTFHPHKIKSLPKLIEKPYFLAVNRFIPKKNLLFLISAYKNYRQIVGKKAWDLVLCGDGQLRSDIEKQIAQFGLENYVHLPGFLQQDALLPYFAHAECFIHASVEEPWGLVVNEAMAAGLPVIVSNRCGCFEDLVIEGVNGFGFNPDNLDELTNLLVKVSAGNIDVEKMKNASLEHIQKFSPDYFASGLIQAVKFALNN
- the asnB gene encoding asparagine synthase (glutamine-hydrolyzing), which encodes MCGIAGIYNYSESFSLDEIRKNICQMTDALTHRGPDDHGVWCQENIALGHRRLSILDLSPLGGQPMFSNDRNIVTVFNGEIYNFQELKRELEKDYSFQSQTDTEVIIAAYKKWGEACVEKFSGMFAFALWDISKNSLFLARDHLGIKPLYYYQTNGLLLFASEIRSLLATSLIKRSIDPISLKLLLSYQTVPAPRSILQDVQILLPGNALIIKNGQVKQWCYWKPNHYVINKPIIDYEKSIQIQVAERLQTAVKNHLVSDVPLGVFLSGGIDSSTLVGLARQASLEDIHTVSIIFDEPEYNELSYISQVAERFQTQHTNVHLSSTDLLKQLPKFLEDLDRPTGDGVNSYVVSQAARDVGLTVVLSGTGGDELFGGYPSFSRIAKFRQWFFLQRLLPKWLRKQSAYTAQFLSVPINLYKLFAFLGTDGSIAELHPITREVFNNYQINQLLSDGLRENFYINELRNAYSQNMAQEDIFNQISYAELITYLRDLLLIDIDQTSMAHGLEVRVPFLDKNFVEFVLGLPGYLKAQGNSPKSLLTCSFPHLLPSQIQKRNKQGFTLPFEIWMKGSLKHFCEERLAELNQLNFSQDKVWQFWKKFQQGDKSLSWSRLWLLVVLSDWCNRHKITI